The Actinomycetota bacterium DNA segment CGGCATCGGTCCAGATGGCCACGCAGCGGGTGGTCGCCGTGGAGGTGGTGGACAGATCCCGGGCGCAGGTGGTGCGGTCCACGGTGCCACCGGGGCTCTGCGTGTCCACCCGCGACTGCACCAGCGGCGTGACCGCCAGCGCCAGCCATTCCGCCGGGGCCGCCCACGAGACGGGCTTGATGGAGAATCCGAGCGATTCATCGGTCATGTCGACGTCGGTGACGGTGGCGCGGCCCACGTTGCGCGACGCCACGCCGTCGAGCACCACGCTGAAGGTGCAGGTGGCCGTGGAGCCCTTCTCTGCAACGAGGTCGCGGTCGCACGACACGTCCTCCACCGTGGCCCCCGCCACGGAGACGCGCGCCTGCACCTGCTTGCGCACCTGCCCGGCCAGGTCGCCCGCATCGGCGGTGGGCGTGCCGCATCCCGCGAGCGCCACAGCCGGTGCCATGGCGCCCACGCAGGCCGCGAAGGCGAGCGTGCGCGAGCCGGATGCCATGGCCGGAGGCTACGCCAAGGGATACCGTGGTGCCATCGCCGCGTGACGGGTTTCCCTCACACCGGTCGGCCACGATGAATCAGCCGTCAACCGGTGTCCCGGGCTGGGACGCCGCCCGCGAGCGACGGCCTCGGGGCAATGCCCCCCTGCTACCTTCTCCTCATGAGGGTTCCACTGCGAGTATCCGGCTCAGCGGTCGCGTTCGGCCTCGCACTCTCCCTCCCACTGGCTGCAGCTTTGCCCGCGTCGGCAACGGCCGCACAGCGCAGCCCGTTCATCCTCGGCACCGCCGCAGTGGCAAAAGGGGCACCGATCGCCGGCGGGCGCGTGATGGCCGAGTCGCTCACCGGCGCGCCGCTCACCATCCGCTGGGGCCGATACGGCGCCTTCCGCACCACCAAGGCCAACGGCTCGTTCGCGTTCCCCCGCGCGGGGCTGCCGTCGCGGTTCGTGGTCGTGGTGCGCGGCGGGCGCGCCCTCGGCGCACGCCGCACGTCCACGTTCCGAGCGGTGTACCAGTACAACGCCGCGCGGCCGCAGACGGCACAGGTGAGTCTGGGCACCACGCTGCAGGTGTCGGCGTACCGCAACCCCACCAGAACGACGCCCAACCCGCTTCGCACCGCGCGCGCCAAGGTCATTCGCGCGCTTCGCCTGCCCGGCAACGTCACGCTGGGCCTCGACGATCGCGTGAACCCCCAGTACATCGCCGCCGGCCAGGTGCGGCGCGCCGCCGCGAAGCAGGGTGGCCTCACCGGCCTCATCGACTACCTCAGCGGGCTCGTGATCAAGCGCGGCGTGATCGCGCGGCCGGGACTCGGTACGAAGGTGACGGCACCGGACTTCCTCGACCTCGAGACGCCGTGCGACCTCGAGACGTTCGTCGCGGACCCATCCTCGCTGGCGTTCTGCTCACTGGCGGAGGGGCTGAGCGTCGTCTCCACGCCCTCGGACGCCGACCAGCTCGCGGAAATCTCGGCCCAGCTGGGCCAGTTGCAGACCGAGGTCTCGCAACTGCAGGGAGCACTTCAGACCGACTTCCTCACCCTGATGGCCGCCAACTCGGTGCAGGCATACAACACCGCGGCCGCCGCACCCGGCGCGACACAGGCGAACATCACCGCGGGAATCCAGGCGCTCTACAACATCACTGCATTCTCACCGGGGGGCCCCGGGGCCGGCACGCAGGGGGCGCAGGCGATCGTCCGGTCGGCGATCCAGGAGCTGAAGGCCTACATGAGCCTCACTGCACCCGGTGGGTTCGCCAATCCCGCGACCGCCACGCTGCTCAACCAGCAGACGGTGGCATCGGGCGTGGCCGGCCTGGGCACCCTGCCCGCTGCCTGGCAGGCGATCCGGGCGCAGCAGCAGACCGGATCGCTCGGGTCCACCGCGCCGTCCGGAGACGCGGCCCTCGGGCAGGGAACCACCCTGTTCACCAACGAGATGTCATCGGCGTTCAACGTGGCGGCCAACTACTGGTACTCGTGGATGTTTCAGCTGGCGGTAATGTCGGCCAACTACTGGAACTACGTGTACACCGCCACGCCGCCGGCGTCCACGTCGAGGCAGCAGGCAACCGCGAACCAGCTTGGTGGCATCACGTGCGACCAGGGCCCGCCATGCCCCAACACCATCGCGAGCTACCTGCAGCAGCAGATCTTCGCGACCCCGATGACGGTGCCATCGGCCACCGTGATCGACCCCACGACGAACCTCATCTGGGGCACGGCGATCCGATCGCCCATCCCAGGCAGCAACGGCCTCAACCCGAACTCGTCCGACACGGGCCTGCCAGTCAACCCGAGCACCGGCAATCCCATCGTGCCGGAGCTGCTGAACCAGCTGAATACCGGTGCCGCCACGCCGTGGAACAACGTGAACGCAGCCGTCACCGCGGTAGCCCGGAACATCGGCGCGAGCCCGTCGTTCACCCTCGACTGGGGGCTGCCCACCGCAAACTGGGCGTTTCCACCGCAGGGCCCGATCTTCGACGGTTCGCAGTCACCCCAGTTCGGCATGCCGGGGGGCGGCAGTGGCCTGCTCGGCGGCATCCAGCTGCAGGGCAACGGTCAGCTGAACTTGCAGGCCATCAGCGGCATCACCAGCCCGCCGGCGTTCCCGTCGACGCAGAGCGGCGGGTGGTGGGTCCAGAACTCCAACGTGTTCTTGCCGCCGTTTTGCGCGCCGTCGCCGTCGCAGGCCTGGGAGGGCTGCAATAGCTTTTTCTACCCGCTCGGGCTTTCTTACCCATCGGGCACGATGACGTTCATGAACAACCCCGTGGTTAGCGATGGCCCGAAAACCGGCATGGGCTGGATGTCGGTAGCGCCGGAGCCGGTCGTCGCGCCGCCGTTAACGGGCGCCGTGCTGGTGCAGAGCCCGGTGCCGGCGAACCAGTTCGCCTACCCCGCCACCTACCCCCAGTCGGTACTCGCCAACTCCTCGCAGCTGATCAACCAGATCGAGGCGTACCGCTGACCCACCGGCCGGGGCGCACTACCCGGCCAGCGCGCTCTTACAGATGACGCCGCCCTTCATGACCACCCTCATGGACGTCTCGGCCTGGGCGATGAGCGGGATGTCGCGTGCGTGCAAGGTCGCTGAGGTCCCCCACCACTCGTCGCACCAGACGCGCAACAGGTGGATCAGCCTGCGCATGATGGCCGGCTGGCCACCTAGGAACAGGAAAGGACCGCTGACGCGGGCCCCTGTGTTCCGAGTGCCCCTCGTCGGCGATCGTGGGCGCCGTCACCGGCAGGGTGCGTGCGAACTAATTGTCCACGCAACTAAATGATGTAGGGTGATGCCCGTACCCGGGAACAAGGGGGGCGGTCATGAGGCTCAACGGCATCCACCACATCTCGGCCATCACCGCCTTGGGTCGGTTGCAGTGGCCTGTCGCGCCTCCGCCCTCGCCCCAGCTCGCTGCGCCGCTTGGAGGTGCGACTCGCGCGCCTTGGCTCCTGTAGGCGTCTACCAAGCGCCACAGGCAAAGTTTGACGACTCGGTCGGTGCTCCGCAGTCGCGGTTTGGCACCGGGTCGCCTGCACTCGCACCGTTGCTTGACGTCCTGTGGCCTTCACTGTCGTGGGGGTGATCCGCCTCGAACGGCATCGGGGGGGCAACAGAGGGGCAACAGATGCTTCCGAACCAGCCCGAAGTGGCCGCATGTGCTTAGGCTCTGCTGTGCCCCATAGTGATAGGGGATCGGTACGATCAGACCGACAGACGCGTACGGAAACGTACGAGGAGTGAGGGATTATGAGTCCCCTGCTCTAACCAGCTGAGCTACACGCCCGTGGCCCGTATCTTGCCTGCCGTATCAGCGACATGTGCTGTGCCGGACATCGCGCCGGAGTACGGTTGTGCAGACCACCCCCCCCGCATCGAAGGGAACCCTCATGAATCGCCGTCTCAAGAGGGCTGCAGCCGTGCTCGCCGCGGGAGCCGTGATCGTCGGCACCGCCGGTTGCTCGATGGGAGGCGACGACGCACCTGCGACCACCACGATGGAGACCCAGGCCCCGGCGCCCACCACCACGCAGGCGCCCACGACGGTGACCGAGCAGACCACGGTGACCCAGCAGAACCAGAACACCAACAACCAGAACCAGGGCAACCAGGACCAGGCCCAGGGCGAGGCCATCGGCCGCTCTGAGGAGCAGGCCGGCCTCTCGGAGGCCAAGAAGGAGTGCCTGGCCAACGCGCCGTCTGCCGCCGACTGCGCCAACATCCCGTAGGCGCAAGGCGCACGAGATGACCGCCCGACCCGCCCCGGTGCATGCGCGCCGGGGCCGGTGGGGGCGGGCCCGGCGTTGGTAGGTTCCGGCGCATGGAGATCTCTGGAAAGAACGTGGTGATCACCGGGGCCTCGCGCGGGGTGGGCGCGGCCCTGGCCGACGAGTTCGCGGCAAAGGGCGCGCGCGTGACGCTCGTGGCGCGCAGCGTCGATGCCCTGGCCGCGGTGGCCGAGCGCACGGGCGGCAACGCGGTGCCCGCCGACCTGGCCGACCCCGCGCAGGTGGACGGGCTCATCGGTCGCATCGAGTCGGAGCACGGGCCGGTGGACGTGCTGGTGAACAACGCCGGCATCGATCTCACCGGGGCGTTCACCGACATGCCCATGGGCGACATCCAGCGCATGGTGATGCTGAACGCCATCACGGTGGCCGAGCTCACCCGTCAGGTGCTGCCGGGCATGATCGCCCGCGGTGGCGGCCACGTAGTGCAGGTGTCGTCCATGGCCGGCACCGGGACCTTCCCGGGCATCTCGGTGTACGGCGGCACCAAGGCATTCGTCACGCACATGACCGCCGGGGTGCGGCTGGAGATGAAGGGGCTGCCCATCGGGCTGACGGTGGTGGAGACCGGCCTCATCACGCCCACGGAGATGGCCGACTCGGTGCTGTCGTACCCACCCACCGAGGCATCGTTCAAGCGCTTCTACCGCCTGCTGCTGCTGGCCGATGCCGACGTGGTGAAGGTGGCCCGCAAGACCGTGCGCGCGGTGGAGAAGAACAAGCGCACCGTGCGCATGCCCGCCCGGGCATTCCTGTTCCCCATGCTCACCAACCTGCCGCGGCGAATGGTGGAGATCTTCCTGGTGGGCGTGCCCCGCCGGGCGGACGGCTAGCCGGCGACGCACGGTCCGGCACACCCCGCCTGCTTCCCTGGCGCTGGGGCGCCGGAGGCCCGGCTCGGGGACAATCCCCCGCATGTCCACCCAACGTCGTGACACCATCGCCGGGGGCTTCACCGAGACCGCCTCCGACTACGAGGGCGCCGTGCGCTTCAACCTCGAGGGGGCGCAGCGCCTGGTGCTCTCGATTCCCCCCGGCCAGTACGACGACGTGCTGGACGTCGGCTGCGGCAGCGGCTGGGCCGCCCAGGCGGTGATCGACCGCTTCCACCCGGCGCGGGTGACCGGCGTGGACCCGTCGGACGGGATGCTCGAGCAGTTCCAGGCGAAGGTCGGCGCCATCGACGGCGTGGACGTGTCGCTGGTGCAGGCGGGCGTGGAGGACATGCCCGTGGCGCCGGAGTCATTCGACCTGGTGGTGTGCTCGATGGCCTACCACTGGTTCCAGCGGCGCTGGGATGCCGCCGAGGCCATGGCGCGCGCCATGCGGCCGGGCGGGGTGATCGCCATCCTGTGCTCGGGCAAGGGCGGCGAGCAGGCCTACCGCGACGTGATCGCCGACGTGGAGCCGATCAACTACGCCTGGCTGGGGGCCTTCGACGGCAACCTGCGCGACATCGGCGAGATGGAGGGCTACCTGGTGGGCGCGGGGCTCGAGCCCATCGACATCTGGATGGAGCGCCGTGTGCGCCACGTGCCGGTGGAGCAGTACATGGAGCGCATGCGCGTGGTGGCCGGCCACATCATCGGCGACCCATCCGACCCCGATGTGGCCGCATGGCTGGGGCGGGTGGAGCAGAAGATGCGCGAGCGATCCGGCCCGCGCGGCTGGAGCTACGACTTCGTCAAGCTCCACGCGGTGGCGCGAAAGCCGGCATGAGCACGCAGGCCACCCCCCAGGGTCGGCTCATGGCGCAACTGCAGACGCGCGGCGGCCGGCTGTTCATCATCGCCGCCGTGCTGATCGTGTGGCTGGTGGACTACGCGCTGTCGCACCGCCTCGTGGACAACGGCGGCATCACGGGCAGTCCGCGCGAGGCCATGCGCATCTTCGAGAACGTAAGCACCGTGGCGTTCATCGTGGTGTCGGTGGCGCTGATCGTCGCCGTGCTCACCCGCTCGCACAAGTGGATGCCCTGGCTGGTGCTGGTGTACCTCGGATTCTCGATCGTGCAGGTGATCGTCAACGTCGGCAGCCTGCTGGCCACGGCCCACCTGCAGCAGAGCGGCTCCGGCCTCACCGGCCTGTGGGATGTCGGAGCGGTCTACCTGATGAGCGTGATGGTGTTCACGTTCGTCTATGCGGCGCTCGACCTGACGGTGAAGGGCGGGGCATTCGTATGGCCCGCGCGCGATGGGCAGGAGGCACCCACCCCCAACTTCATCGACTACCTCTTCATCGCCCTCAACACCAACTCCACCTACGGCCCCACCAGCGAGGTGGTGATGTCGCGGCGCACCAAGCTGCTGATGGCGCTGCAGGTGATCCTGGCCATCGTCATGCTGGCGGTGCTGATCGCGCGCTCGGTGGTGGCGACGGGCTGACCGACGGTTGCGCCGCCTCCATGCGCGCCGCCTGGCGGGCGATGACCACGAGCCCGGTGAGCATGGCCACGACGGCGCCCGCGACGGCGACGCCGTGCCATCCGCCCACCTCCACCGTGCCGCCCAGCACGAGGATGCCGATGAACGCCGCGGTGATGGGCGGCAGCACCACCGTGGCAGGCAGCGACAGGGTGATGGCGCCCGCCTGGAAGGCGGCCTGCTGCAGCACGAAGGCAATGAGGCCGAGGATCAGCACCGCGTACAGCTTCCAGTTGCCGAGCTCCTGCGACATGCCGTCGCCGAGATCGATGGTAACGGCCTTGGTGAACGACGCCTGCGCCCCGAACAGGATGCCCGAGGCCACTCCCAGGCCGATGGCACGGGCCGGCCCCGTCCGCCTGTAGGACCACCAGGCCACGAGCGCCACGATGGGCGCGACGACCAGCGCCGCCATGAGCCACCGCAACGACGAGGCGTCGCCCACGGTGCCCGATGGGTCACCCACCACGAGGAACGTGGCGAGGCCACCCACCAGGCAGAGCGCGGCCACCCAGATGGTGGTGGGCAGCCGATGGTGAGCCCAGACGGCCCCGAACCCCAGGGCGAACAGCAGCGAGGTGGAGATGACCGGCTCCACGACCAGCAGGTCGCCGAGGTCGAGCGCCCAGGTGTGCGCGGCGAACCCCACCATGTTGGCGCCGAAGGCGATGAGCCACAGCGGGTGGCGCACCAACTGCCCGATGAGGTGGATGGTGCCGCCGGAGTCGAGGGGCACCGACGACGCCACGCGTTGCTGGGCCACGGATCCCCAGCCCGTGATGGCGGCCGATGCCAGTGCGATGAGGATTGCCAGCACGCGGCCACTCTAAGGGCGGCCCCCACGGCGAGGTCGCGCCGTAGGCACCCCTCCGTCGCCGGGCCCCGCAGTGTGGTGGAATCATGAGGTAACCCTCTAAGGAGCCCCATGAGCACCCGCCGTCAGTTCCTCAAGAAGGGCGCCGTCGCCGCCGGCGCCGTCGCCGCCACCACCACCGCCGGCAAGGTGGCCACCAGCGCCGCCCAGGCCGCCGCGCCCACCTCGCTGCAGGGCATGAACATGATCCTGTTCATGACCGACCAGGAGGGGGCGACCGAGCACTTCCCGACCGACTGGACGAAGGAGAACCTGCCGGGCCTCACGGCGCTGCGGCGCCACGGCATCACCTTCACCCATGCGTACACCAACGCGTGCATGTGCTCGCCGGCCCGCAGCACGCTGATGAGCGGGTTCCTGCCCGCCCAGCACGGAGTGAAGTACACGCTCGAGGAGGACATGCCCTCGCCGCAGTACCCGCAGGTGGAACTGCCCACGCCGCCCACCATGCAGAACCTCGCCACCATCGCCGAGGCCGCGGGCTACAACGTGGTCTACAAGGGCAAGTGGCACTGCAGCAAGCCCGCCGCGGCCGACTTCGTGTGGACTCCGCAGGACCTCGCGACGTACGGCTGGAACCGCTGGAACCCGCAGGATGCCGGCGCCGACCAGTCGATTCCCGAGATGGGCGGCGGCCTGGCCAACAACGACGGCCGCTACATGACCTCGGTGGGCAACTACCAGGACTCCTCCGAGGGCGTGCTGCAGTTCATCACGCAGGTGGCAGCCACCATGCAGCCGTTCTTCCTCGTCATCTCGATCGTCAACCCGCACGACGTGCTGGCCTACCCGAGCAAGCACGGGCAGGCGGGGTACAGCCCCAACTGGCTCACGGGAGACATCGGCCTGCCGGCCACGGTGGACGAGTCGCTCAGCACCAAGCCCACCGCGCAGCGGCTGTTCCTGCAGCTGTCCAAGGGGCTCGGGCCGCTCAGGAACGATCGCATGAAGCGCAACTACCGGAACTTCTACGGCAACCTCATCAGGGCGTCGGACCAGTACCTGGTGGACACCCTCGCCGCGCTGAGGTCGGTGGCCACGCAGAACGGCGCGAGCAACCTGCTCAACGACAGCGTCATCGTGCGCACCGCCGACCATGGCGAGATGGGCCTGGCCCACGGTGGCCAGCGCCAGAAGAACTTCATGATGTACGAGGAGGCCACCAATATCCCGCTGGTGTTCTCGAACCCCGTTCTCTGGAAGCGGGGTCGCACCAACAACGCGCTGATCTCGCACGTGGACTTCGTGCCCACCGTGGCGTCGCTGCTCGGGACGCCCGCCAGCGCGAGGTCGGCCTGGCAGGGCAGGGATTACTCATCCCTCGTGCTCGGCGCCAGCCGCAAGCCGGTGCAGGACTACGTGGTGTTCACCTACGACGACTGGCAGGCGGGCCAGAAGAGCGGACCGTACATCCCGCCGCCGCAGCACCTGGTGGGCATCCGCGAGCGCAACTGGAAGATCTGCCTCTACTACGACGCAGGCGGCAAGGTACCCGGGCAGTGGGAGCTGTACGACCTCAAGACCGACCCGCTCGAGCAGCGCAACCTGGCGTGGCCGGGAGTGAAGCGCACGCCGGCGCAGGAGAAGCAGTTCCGCCGCCTGCAGGCCAAGCTGGTCGCGGTGTGGAACACGCGCCTGCAGCCGCTGGCGGGCGCGCCCGTGCCCTTCCCGGTGCGGGTGGGGCCGATCAACGTGCAGATCAAGGGCCCTACGAAGACCGTCAACACGAATGGCAACGTCATCACCGACCAGGGCTCGGTGACCGGCACGCCCATCGGCACCGGCGAGATCACCATGGTGTTCACGCTCAACCCGGTCACCTCGGTGGCCACCGCGCAGTTCACGATCACCAACGCGCAGGGCGCGATCAACGGCACGGTCAACTCCAAGTACACGCGCGAGGGCGCCACGCTCAGGTTCAAGGGCACCGCGCGCTTCACCGAGGGCACCGGTGCCTACGCGGGCATCAACGGGCCTCCGATGGAATACCTCGACGTGCACACCCTCACCGGGCAGAAGGGCCAGATCGCCTTCATCGGATCGGCCAGCCTGCCCGCCGCGCCCCAGGGGGCATCATCATGATCGCGGCGCCGATCGCGCGCCGCCGTGACGCGCGCGCCTAGCCGGGCCTCAGGCCCCTCGCCAGCGACACGCCGGCGAGGGGCGGCACCGACTCGCTGGTGGCGAGCAGGCGGCTCTCGGGCTGCGCCTTGGTGAACGCGATGGCGCCCGAGCGCTGTTGCAGCGATCGGATGAGGGCGAGGGGACCCGCGGCGGAGCCCCCGCAGGCGATGTCGGATCGCGCCACGAGCGCCGTGGAGTTGGCGCTGGGCGGGGATCCCGGGTAGGCGGTCCATCCCCCGCCGGCGCGCTGGGCGGCAATCCACGCGCGGGCGCGGCGCATCATCGGCGACGAGCACGCGGTGCCCCCGGCCCTGAGCGCCACCACCGACAGCGCGGTGCTGTCGATGTCGGGAGCCGCCGAGGCATCGAGACCGAAGTTCCAGCCGTCGGCTGATGCCAGGGCGGTGAGCGTGGTGACGGCAGCGCCGTGCACCTTTCCCGTGGCGGCGCGCAGCGCCAGCATGGCCAGCCCCTGGTCGAAGGCCGTGCGGCCGTAGCGGCCCGGGGACGATTGCTGCGACTGTAGCCGTGCGATGTAGTCGGTGCCGCCGAGCCGGCGCGGGTT contains these protein-coding regions:
- a CDS encoding DUF4333 domain-containing protein: MASGSRTLAFAACVGAMAPAVALAGCGTPTADAGDLAGQVRKQVQARVSVAGATVEDVSCDRDLVAEKGSTATCTFSVVLDGVASRNVGRATVTDVDMTDESLGFSIKPVSWAAPAEWLALAVTPLVQSRVDTQSPGGTVDRTTCARDLSTTSTATTRCVAIWTDADGTTYREDLVATADKGGDVEVRLAD
- a CDS encoding SDR family NAD(P)-dependent oxidoreductase, with amino-acid sequence MRAGAGGGGPGVGRFRRMEISGKNVVITGASRGVGAALADEFAAKGARVTLVARSVDALAAVAERTGGNAVPADLADPAQVDGLIGRIESEHGPVDVLVNNAGIDLTGAFTDMPMGDIQRMVMLNAITVAELTRQVLPGMIARGGGHVVQVSSMAGTGTFPGISVYGGTKAFVTHMTAGVRLEMKGLPIGLTVVETGLITPTEMADSVLSYPPTEASFKRFYRLLLLADADVVKVARKTVRAVEKNKRTVRMPARAFLFPMLTNLPRRMVEIFLVGVPRRADG
- a CDS encoding methyltransferase domain-containing protein, whose protein sequence is MSTQRRDTIAGGFTETASDYEGAVRFNLEGAQRLVLSIPPGQYDDVLDVGCGSGWAAQAVIDRFHPARVTGVDPSDGMLEQFQAKVGAIDGVDVSLVQAGVEDMPVAPESFDLVVCSMAYHWFQRRWDAAEAMARAMRPGGVIAILCSGKGGEQAYRDVIADVEPINYAWLGAFDGNLRDIGEMEGYLVGAGLEPIDIWMERRVRHVPVEQYMERMRVVAGHIIGDPSDPDVAAWLGRVEQKMRERSGPRGWSYDFVKLHAVARKPA
- a CDS encoding twin-arginine translocation signal domain-containing protein; the protein is MSTRRQFLKKGAVAAGAVAATTTAGKVATSAAQAAAPTSLQGMNMILFMTDQEGATEHFPTDWTKENLPGLTALRRHGITFTHAYTNACMCSPARSTLMSGFLPAQHGVKYTLEEDMPSPQYPQVELPTPPTMQNLATIAEAAGYNVVYKGKWHCSKPAAADFVWTPQDLATYGWNRWNPQDAGADQSIPEMGGGLANNDGRYMTSVGNYQDSSEGVLQFITQVAATMQPFFLVISIVNPHDVLAYPSKHGQAGYSPNWLTGDIGLPATVDESLSTKPTAQRLFLQLSKGLGPLRNDRMKRNYRNFYGNLIRASDQYLVDTLAALRSVATQNGASNLLNDSVIVRTADHGEMGLAHGGQRQKNFMMYEEATNIPLVFSNPVLWKRGRTNNALISHVDFVPTVASLLGTPASARSAWQGRDYSSLVLGASRKPVQDYVVFTYDDWQAGQKSGPYIPPPQHLVGIRERNWKICLYYDAGGKVPGQWELYDLKTDPLEQRNLAWPGVKRTPAQEKQFRRLQAKLVAVWNTRLQPLAGAPVPFPVRVGPINVQIKGPTKTVNTNGNVITDQGSVTGTPIGTGEITMVFTLNPVTSVATAQFTITNAQGAINGTVNSKYTREGATLRFKGTARFTEGTGAYAGINGPPMEYLDVHTLTGQKGQIAFIGSASLPAAPQGASS